TGGACGGTCCGCactgtggaacaaaatgttCGATGGGGGAATCGGGACGGTAACGGCGGAGTACCGTAAATCACAATTGGAGTCGTACCTTGTGCGAGCCCGGTCGGCTGTCCGACACGTTGCTGGCCAGGATCTTGAACTTGTCCACCCACGCTTCCAGATCCAGTTTCACTCCCACCACTTCCAGCCACAAGTCGAAGGGAGAAATAAACGGGCAAAAGAAAGCAGCCTCATGAGAAAGAATTGTTACACGTGATCTCACAAGTgaatttttagttttcattttggtCTACCTGCAGGTTTGAGACGTTTGCCTCCTAAATTGACTTCCACAGCTGAACTAACCAGGATTCCGACTGTGCCGTTTTCTGGTCCTAACATTTCATCCAAAGCTGTTTGGGAACAAAAACACGAGCtttaccccccccaaaatatttcaCAGGGCCGATAAATGTAGGTCACTTTGATGCGGAGGAGAACGTTAggtgttaaacttttttttttttttcttaaagtaagACCAAAGGATGATCCTGTAAAacacatgtgtcaaactcaaggcccgggggccagatccagcccgccgcataattttatgtggcccgcgaaggcaaatcatgcgcgTCAACTTCCATGctttttgttgaaatctgtacCGACAAGGTGACACAGTaaaacagctggtaaagtgttggcctcacagttctgaggtcccaggtttgatcccggacccgcctgtgtggagtttgcatgttcccgtgcgtgggttttcaccgggcgctcaggtttcctcccacatcccaaaaacatgcgacattaattggacactccaaattgcccctaggtgtgattgcgagtgcgactgttggctgtctccatgtggcctgcgattggctggcaaccagttcagggtgtacctcacctcctgtccgttgacagctgggataggctccggcactcccgcgaccctcgtgaggataagcggctaaagaaatggatggatggatgtaccgaCATTCCatattgtcatatcataaatcataatggAGTCAGTGATTGTGTCGTGGtccacacgcctgactttggtgcgagcaccgtgggatcgattcccgctcagcgatggtgtcgatatctgccctgcgactgactggcgaccagttgagagTGTAGTCCGGTTTTTGCCCAAaactggctgggataggctcctgctcacccgtgacccttgtgaggataagcggcttggataacggaTGGATACATCATAaccttgagatattgcaagcaatttCCGTGttatcaaacaacaaaagtcgAAAAAccccattccccttgatttctgataccaaaactaattcataaatttaaCGTGTCAATATGATGGATTTTATGGTTTCAGCCATAATGCCCCTCTGAGCGAAACCGTAACTGCAATGCGGCCCACGACAAAATTGAGCTTGACACCCCTGCgctaaaaaaagataaaaatatttaacatttggaATTCATCCAAGTGTCACGGCAGGCAAACATGACGATGATTTCATTCACTTCAATCAACGACAAATCTTGACTTGATAAAATCAGAATTCATTAAATACTTTCTCCATTTGGGGATTGTAGAAACACAAATAAGAAATGTTGTCTCCGACTCAAAACGagcctttaaaaaatatacaccaCTGACAGATACATTTTGCGTTGTCATAAActcctatattaaaaaaaaaataacgtacGAATATTCTTACATTCTCTAGGCGGCGCTCGGAAGAGGTAACCTTTGTTGTCGAGGCTCCTTCGGTAGTAGTTTGAATTGAAGGGCTCGGGGTCCTCATCCCACAACTCCGCAGCCCTttataaaaaagcaaaaaaatctttcaaaaataGAGATTTTTGCAATTACTTTCGTTCAACTTACATGTTGGGGAAGACTCGTGTTACGCCGCCGTCGGTGGACGCGAACACGGCCAAGAAGCCGTACCTGTGGAgcaggatttttaattttttatttttttcagcaaaatgaGGGTCTCACACCCGGTTTTGCATGCAAGCACTCACGAATTAAGATCTTTGTTCTTCCACACTCGTGAGGCAAGCTGCCCGATAATCCTCGAGTCCAGTATCAGGTTGTGGATGAGCCTTTGGTCACCTGGaatttcaaaatacataaatacagtaaagccttggcACTCGATTGTCCCCATTGTCGAACAAATcgtttttcgaacaaaaatttcgagaaataacatattgcgcgcggccagaccagctgacccacgacgagcTTTGTTGTGAAATCCCACGCCGCGGaaaaaaccccggaaataacatattgcacgcggcgcaagcagttgacccacccatgacgcgttttgttattgtcaattcaaacgccCCCCGACAAAACACCCCGAAAATGACATAAATCATGTGGCGCAAGcagcacacttttgttattctgtataacgcagcctctgtacgcagacgtgtcacggtagtgactgttgtttttcttcttctaccgTATtgacccccaatcatggctccggttcaggcaagttgcttgtttaaagttattctgcacttttgttaattaaaaaagtctacaaggctgggggccgagtcactacagatacggcaatgcactcccagcctagcgtactctactgctaaagcatacattttaagtagaaaataaatatattccttaaattatttcattatataaagtatttaaactatacatgtatttctactacgcagtttattatcaggaaaagctcaaaaaaatgctttaaaaagccggatttttttttaggcttggaacgcatgatttctttttccattcattgtaatgggaaacatcgattcggttttcgaacaaatcacttctggaacCGTTTTTCTGGAAGGGATTGTggtggagaaccgaggcatcactgtaaatCAAACAAGCGCGGAGGTTTTGAACATCCGTGTCGCTTTGACAATGACGGACGTACACTCATCTGATTCCGGAGATATTTCCAGCATGAGGGAGAGGAAGTTCTGCAAAAACTGTGTGTTGTTGTCCGAAAGCTGCAGACGCTTGCAGTAATCCCTGCATCGAAGGAGAGAAAAAATATGCCAGTATCTCATAAGTTACAAATGGGAgattcaaaagtaaaaaaagagtaAGAGAATGTCACCTCGGAGCGAGAAAGACGTGTCCCGAAGATTCAAAGGAGCTCGGCAGTAATGACTGCATGTCTGCGCCACACAAACActgttacttgtttttttttttaatatatttttgcattataAATCTCTAATTACAGCCATATAACGGACTTACACTGAAGTTGAAGCATCACATCACTGAGGTCTGCCTGGATGTAGTACTCATTGTAGGGAGGTAGTACCAGCCCCAGACTGCAGGTGGTGCAGAGtggtggtagtagtagtagtagtagtagtagtagtagtagtagtagtagtagtaagacCAATTGATGACGCACCAGAAAAGTACgttgatgacattttgaaatatatatatatataggcatGAAAGAATCTGACCTGTAATCTGTCCCATTGACAGGAGTCCACGTGTACCCTCTGTACACCTCATCAATGTATTGCtacaataaaagaaaacatgtgTCATTGCTATTTCATAACTGCATGTAAATGTTGTGCTCGGGCAGATCCCAGCAAGCGGCGGGGTACcgcctggactggttgccagtcaactaCAGGGTGCAGACACAGTAGACAAGCAGCCATTCACACTTTGAGACTCAAGATGACGTTTGAAAAAGATGTGCCattacttcatccatccatccgtccatccattttctttcccgcttatcctcacaagggtcgcgggagtgctggagccaatcccagctgtcaacgggcaggaggcggggtacagcttgaattggttgccagccaatcgcagggcagccATCACTTCTTGTCATGTGCTATTTTACCCACTTTTGGGGTACAACTGCacatgttaaaggtcaagtgtcatgaaatggatgatttttagtatgttattaatgaaaaaaaggcacccGGTATGgagccatctgttttttcaccacacaacatgattttgccgtatatggatttttgtcacacccgccatgaaaatcctcccgagggatttgtttttgagaagaagcaggaagtgacgttagtagcagacgcccactcaggcggtctcgtgtgtttctactagttttacctggtggaaggtagcgctttgttacttcgtgttagccaaaatgccggctcgttgtattgctggatatcgtttgaacactcgggaggacggaatcattcttcatacttttcaaaaagacccgtgAAAAACGGATgtcacgggtgcaaaggacgagagcttcgtgggttgcaaatgacaggtaggtgtgtatgcagctactaaaaaaaacgaTGGTTGGGGCGGGGgagacgtaatcctctcagaaggtaacaaaagatccgcgtatgtaagtcaggggggctaaaagtgttggttgggtggctcatacatactgtctgggactctgttgttagttcgaagtgatccgcatatcatctaaatatggctcgaaacgatggggtaatattgccccggtcattacactcgattgtgagatgttctcttcttcgaaaagagcttccgtgtcccataagGGGTGCCATTACGTGTTTtcgatggcgaatgtcccagtgtgatgtcacgggcagaagatgcagccaatatggctaccacttgaatgtcgaatgagacttccgcaactttgcgcatggatgacgcactctccgctcatatttattttttcgtatggacattgaagtgaataatgttacatgtatttttcatttcaatatcttttatagaatgtttatagggatgacacttgacctttaaggaggTGAAATACATAGTAAGGGGGCGTGTAGAACAAAATGGTATTCATACTCAGATGTGTTCCTCATATTTTGTCACTCTTATGTTGCCAAATGGAGTCATTAaaagcaagtttaaattttgttaaaaaaaaaaaaaagtattattatttttgaaaaggcTAACTTTCAATTCTGTGTAATATTTGTATTGGTTGCCATGATTTTATTTAACTTGCCTCATCAAGTGACTGCACGAGAGTTTTGATCTGCATGTCACCCGGTCGTCCGTCAATCATCTGTCGCCGGATCTGCCGTGTGAAAAgcacaacattattttttcattttttttttttttttgcaaacacaaACATGGAACAAAAGCTGGACGATTGCAAAGTGGACAGAAGCCAAAACTGTCCGCCTAATAACGTCAAACAGCAACGGTACAAGTGCAAGGAACATTTTTGCTGCACTCAGTACTGACCTCTTCTTTATTGCTGTCCTCCACTTCTGCATCCAAGAAGTCCAGCGTGACGGGTTCTGGGAGATGCACCAGCTGAGACACACAAAAAGCTCGATATTGAGTGACCGTCGAACACTTTAAATCGTGCTCATCCTGCTCGGTGCGCTTATACGAAAAGCAATTTCTGGGAACGACATCACCTTGGGCTGCAGATTGGGATGAAGCAGAAGATATCCATTTGGGTCGATTGCGAATATGTAACCGTTGGCCCCGAGCTGTCGCGGAAACGAGGAAATTCGGCCACGGTGGGAGAAGAAATATGAAACTCAGAAAGAGACGATTTGAGAATGAGATTGAAATAAAATGGTCGTACGCTGTATTGCGGGGTCAGGCGCTTTATCTCGTCCAGGTGCACGTCCACTCCCATGACGCCTAAAATCAGCTGGTTCTGAAAGCGCAAGCGAGGTCAATCGCGCATTATGAAACGGCAGAAAAAGTGATTTTCTCTGTGTAGTTTTACACATCAGCACTGTTTTATCGCCATATGAGTATTCTGCTACGCGTGTACATAAAACCAGTGAATGTGTCGCATTACCTGGAGTTTTCCATTCATAGTCAGATTAAACACAGGCAAAGTCCCGGTCACCACCATCCCAAGACCCTGCAAATGTTTTAAAGACAAAGGCCCGCAAATCATTTTAATTATGATGAATCATGAAAaggctaccccccccccataaaaaaaacagcgtTACTTCATATTTTTGAGCTCGTCCACGGAATTTTATTTCATCTACCACAAACAATCGCATTAATGGTGGATCAActtaatatctatccatccattttcttggccgattatcctcacaagggtcgcaggagtgctggagcctatcccagctgtcaacgggcaggaggcggggtacaccctcaactggttgccagccaatcgcagggcacatagagactaacagccgtaagtcacagtcacaccaaggggcaatttagagtgtccaattaatgttgcatatttttgagatgtgggaagaaactggagtgcccggagaaaacccacacaggcacggggagaacatgcaaactccacacaagcgggaccgggattgaaccagggacctcagaactgtgaggccaatgctttgcagctgcgccactgtgccgcccaactTAATATTGTTTTGTTAAATTAGCAAAATGCAtccagtgtggaaaaaaatggagctgAATGCGACTTTCAACTTAAAATACAGCTATGATCAACTCACTGGGCGttatattaggtacacctacaTCGATCCATCCGTCTGTTACCAGGCAacaggtgggctacaccctggacttgATGCCAGGACagatataaagaaaaaaaacaaaacattacaccCTGGATTTTAACTACTAACGGCAGGACTAGTCGGAGGTCATGTGATCGCTCTGACAGACTTTTTATACCAGGgggggtcaaactcatttttatcgcgggccacattgtagtcacggtttctgtcagaggcccaatatgactgaaaccacgaaaatctttaattggcccatcatatttccacattaaataaatcaatcaaaatcaactagttttggaatcagtgcgtttttcaactattggtgatatttggtaacacaaaaagtaTTGCAATATCGCAACGTCATCATTtttgatatgacagtttgacaAATTTTGGTTCAAACGTGATTTGCCTcggcgggccacatgaaatcatatGGCGGGCTGCatgtggcccccaggccttgagtttgacacccgcgttTTATACAGCACTACTCAGGCTCTCCAAacgcaggtgtacctaataaataGGCCACGTGTTCTGCTCGTAGGGATCGCGCAGTCTCACCAGAGCATCCTGATACACGTTGGTCCACTGGACCTGCTTGGCCTCGTCGCCGGCGAGAACCATGGGCCGTCCCAACACGTCCAGGTACTCCTGATGGAATCCGGGTGAAAGGTTGCAGTTTCGGAAACACGCGGGACTGATTGTTGAAAGCGAGCGCGCGCCAGACGGACCCACCTGCGTGTTAATCCTTATGGCGCACAGGGATCGGATCTCGAAATAGTAACCTGGCGAGGAACACCGCGCGTAATAGAGAACTTTAGACGTTTTAGGAAATAGTGTAAACACAAAATATGATGTTCACCTTTATTTGTGCACGCGATCCACTGCAAGGGCGTCACATCGTAGTTGTGCTGGCCCACGGAAAAGGTGAACACTCGGACCTTGACGGGGATAAAAGGCCTTTTCACTTAAGGTGATTCACCCTGGCAAATTGCACCGTGACGGAGAACCGTGAGGGGACGCCGACCGTTTTGTTGGGCCAGTTGTACTGCATGAAGACGTCTTGAGCTCGGTCCTCGCCTCCGTCGGTGAAGAGCATGatgattttattgcagttgGCCCGCGggacatttgttttctgaaggAACGTttcaaacacaaacaataaaaacactcACAGAGACTACAGTGATGTAAAGATgggaatatacagtgaagaaaataagtatttgaacacgccgctatattgcatgttctcccacttagaaatcttggaggggtctgaaattttcatcgtaggtgcatgtccactttgagagagaaaatctaaaaagaaaaatccagaaatcacaacgtatgattttttttttaacgatttgtgtgatacagcagcaaataagtatttgaacacctgtctatcggctagaattctgaccctcgaagacctgttagtccgcctttaaaagtccacctccactccatgtattatcctgaatcagattcgcctgtgtgaggtcgtaagctgcataaagacatctgtgcaccccgtacaatcagtaagactcaaacttgtaacatggccaagaccaaagagctgtccaaagacaccagagacaaaattgtacaactccgcacggctggaaagggcgacggagaaactaccaagcagcttggtggaaaaaaggctCACAGTTGGAACAATtattagaaaacggaagaagctacacatgacggagtggagccccatgcaagatatcacctggtggggtctcaatgatccttagaaaggtgaggaatcagcccaggactacatgacaggacttggtcaatgacctgaaaggagctgggaccaccgtttccagggtgactgttggtaatacactcggACGTCATGGTtagaaatcacgcatggcacggaaggttcccctgcttaaaccagcacgtatCGAGGcccgtctgaagtttgccaatgacagcaaatggatgacacagaggagtcatgggagaaggttttgtggtcagatgagaccaaaattgaactttttggtcaaaattccacaaaccatgtttggaggaagacgaatgatgagttccatcccaagaacacagtccctactgtgaagcattggggtggtagcatcatgctttgggggtgtttttctgcacatgggacaggacgactgccctgtgtggaggagtgggccaaaatccctcctgcagtgtgtgcaaagctggtgaacaactgcaggaaatgtttcacctctgtaattgcaaacaaaggctactgtaccaaatattaacattagttttctcaggtgttcaaatacttatttgcagctgtatcacacaaatacatcgttaaaaaaaaaatcatacattgtgatttctggatttttctttttagattatctctctcacagtggacataatgaaaatgtcagacccctccatcatttctaagtgggaggacagggtgttcaaatacttattttcttcactgtatgtgtgtatttttgtctcCAGCCCCTGAAGAGATGGTGGTGGTGGATATTAATGAGTATGCCACTTGCATTTAGCAGCTGATTGAAGGCAAAATGGAACCCAGACTTGTATTCAGTGGTGCCCTTGGCCTGCATCTGCTGCACTGCTTCTTTAAAGATCTTCTTGTTGCGCACGTTGGCCTGGACGAGATGTTTGAAGCAAGGAACCACCGCCTCCGCCTTGTCGCTGAACTAAAACACAGCAACCCGGTTGACATAAAACAGCCCAAAGGTGATGATCAACAGGCACCCACCCGGGCCACGTTGACGTAGTCGTCGTCGGACAAAGTGTCCAGCATCTCCATCACTGACGCCTTGATCAATTTAAGCGTGAGTCCGCTGACACTGCCGCTCCTGGGGGAGGAAGAAGGCGACGGGTCATTGCGTGGccgaaaacatgcaagataTTCCCCATCGACGGCCTTATTTTAAGAGAATCTATTTTATAAGTCGTTTCGACAAGAATGCGAGGTCAACTTTTTGTTACCAAAGCTGTCGGAACTTGaaagttttgctttgttttgcttggTCACTTTTCAGTTCAATATACACAATAACCTTGTTTTTGAGTTGCGAGtgtggtcacggaacaaattcaactcgtATCTCGAGGCAGCGCTGTACAGTATTTCGAATAGTATGCCAAACTTACACGTCGACGAGAATGACCATATCTTTGGGGGAGGAAGCGCCCTGGATGTACCTGTGGTGCAAGACAAGAAAGTAGAAAGTGTTTCATGCTGCAACAAAAGTACAACCAACTCTTATGTAGTACTTTGTGAGCGCCAGACGCTACAATCCAGACAACCCCCGCAGTGAAGGAAATCCATCATGTTGTGATAAATTATGACTTCTATTAGAATATGAACGTATCATTTGTTTATGTGCATTTCATTGAGGAAGCGGTGCGGGTATTTTATCTGAGCACTTGAGGTAATTTGACACAAATACCACAAACTCATTGCTATTGTACAAGTCCCACGCAAACAACACACCACAGAGACCTGGTTTGAGCGGGCCATTTCCTGGCTAAACCACCTGGATTACTCCTCACGCTCACGATGCACtcacgatgcactgaatccacaaTAAACGAACCGCGATGTAGCGAAGGATTGCTTTATTACTATGCTATAAGATTTACCAGGGTCTCCTCCTGACATCGTACAGGTCAATTTTATCGGGAGCTTTCCATGGTGtggctgcaaaaaataaataaataaaaatcttgaaTGACGAGAGCATTTCACAAATGCCGCGTGCCGCGAGCTGCTAGTTTAAAACCCCACCAGGGTAGTAGCGCGTCACCCCGGTGGCGCTGCCGAAGGCTTGCCAGAGAAGCGACGGATCCTCCCGACTGTTCTCCATGAAGACTTTCTCCAGCGCCTGCGTCCAGTTGAGCTCGTTGAGAATGACCGGCGCTGATGGCAGAGGAACGCttaatatttgaaatatgtaaCATTTACCCCCCAAGCCCTCACGTTGTGAACTTGCCTCCTTTATAAATGTCTGTGGGAATCTGAACAGCTGTGTAGGAGTAGTTGacattgtttttgaaattggGGTCGTACACAAACTCCAGTTTGATGTGGGAAGGGTTTTCCACTTCAGTCTCTCCATCCATGGAATACtgcaataataatcataataaaaaaaaacgaaaatattttacaagCAACTTAATGGACTTGCTTCAATATTCAGTACAACAGCACCATTAATTGTTAGTCTATTGGACACTATACTAGATCCTTCCTAATGATAACAATAGTAACctgatattttattatattatagagGTAGTTGCTACAcctcgtgaaaaaaaattgcaatttttttttgtgtcaacctGTTGACGTAGTGCTACTTGAAGAcgttacagtaaagcctcggttctcaaacatcCCCGTGTTCGAACAAATCGGATTTCGAACGAAGATTTCGCGATTTTTTTCGtgtctgttttcgaacgaaaattggtattcAAACGCTGCCGAAAAAAAACTGACGTAACATATtgtgcgcggccagaccagctgacccatgccATGCtgtgttgtgaattcccacgccgccgaaaaaaaacggaaataacataatgcgtgcgGCGCAAGCGCCTGACACACCCACGACGtgttttgtcattgtcaatttgaatgccccccgaaaaaaaacccagaaatgacataatgtatgcggcgcaaccagcgcacttttgttattctgtatagcctctgtacacagattcTACTATGCCGTtgattatcaggaaaagctaaaaaaaaaaatcccttaaaaagcctaatttttaggcttggaacgcattatttctttttccattcattgcaatgggaaacattgattcggttttcgaagaAATCACTTCTCGACCAGTTTTCTCGAACGGATcatggtcgagaaccaaggcattAGTGATGTCATTTGTTTTAGTACCGTCcagttgtatttcatttttatgtatgatacatttgcatttcatctttaaGTTTGTTTGTGATTGTAATGATCTATGAAACCATCTCCCATGCCTGACCCAATCTTGTGCTgtgaattttggaaaaaaaaaaaaaaacaatcaaagagAAGGTCTGGCTTATGAAGTCTCGGCCATTTTTCAGGCAGTCACGGGCATACGCTCACAAGCTGTTACTTTGCTACCCcagaaaatcatttcatttgtcaGCGGAGTGCCAAGGGCCGTATTTTCGTGAAGGCCGTAAATAAGTTGCGGTGGGCGGCGCAATTGTATGGCCAAGGCAGGTTAGACCGGTGGTGCTAATT
This portion of the Syngnathoides biaculeatus isolate LvHL_M chromosome 10, ASM1980259v1, whole genome shotgun sequence genome encodes:
- the LOC133507732 gene encoding voltage-dependent calcium channel subunit alpha-2/delta-2-like isoform X1, encoding MARGGRCFSDVRLVSLQIILMLGGAAWPGSEGLTFPQQYTIMHWASRIEQEIDRVFQHISGAQQLKGIYNEERRRFSLVKNQPRKIVEKVASDIEKLLAKKRKALERLASEAERLQLEHPWQDGIKELDMAYYDSKAELDHYSMDGETEVENPSHIKLEFVYDPNFKNNVNYSYTAVQIPTDIYKGAPVILNELNWTQALEKVFMENSREDPSLLWQAFGSATGVTRYYPATPWKAPDKIDLYDVRRRPWYIQGASSPKDMVILVDVSGSVSGLTLKLIKASVMEMLDTLSDDDYVNVARFSDKAEAVVPCFKHLVQANVRNKKIFKEAVQQMQAKGTTEYKSGFHFAFNQLLNKTNVPRANCNKIIMLFTDGGEDRAQDVFMQYNWPNKTVRVFTFSVGQHNYDVTPLQWIACTNKGYYFEIRSLCAIRINTQEYLDVLGRPMVLAGDEAKQVQWTNVYQDALGLGMVVTGTLPVFNLTMNGKLQNQLILGVMGVDVHLDEIKRLTPQYSLGANGYIFAIDPNGYLLLHPNLQPKLVHLPEPVTLDFLDAEVEDSNKEEIRRQMIDGRPGDMQIKTLVQSLDEQYIDEVYRGYTWTPVNGTDYSLGLVLPPYNEYYIQADLSDVMLQLQYMQSLLPSSFESSGHVFLAPRDYCKRLQLSDNNTQFLQNFLSLMLEISPESDECDQRLIHNLILDSRIIGQLASRVWKNKDLNSYGFLAVFASTDGGVTRVFPNMAAELWDEDPEPFNSNYYRRSLDNKGYLFRAPPRESLDEMLGPENGTVGILVSSAVEVNLGGKRLKPAVVGVKLDLEAWVDKFKILASNVSDSRPGSHKCGPSRSCEMDCEVNTDDLLCYLIDDGGFLVMSNQRDHWKKIGLFFGDVDPYLMHALYNNSIFNRRQTFHFQSACEPFSSSHTGAAPRRFFVPSIADILSLAWWTSTVAWSLIQQLLYGLVHINWLQQDDIFIEGSEIKTSSCVTIQSQFFFSNTTNSYNVLQDCGNCSRLFHAKRINNTNLLFVVAETLPCSSCEIERLSQVRTEFQEENPCEVLSNARYRRGPTTCLDFSALENTSECGRAHFVEPSIGVLVVLQLILPFFHH
- the LOC133507732 gene encoding voltage-dependent calcium channel subunit alpha-2/delta-2-like isoform X2 is translated as MARGGRCFSDVRLVSLQIILMLGGAAWPGSEGLTFPQQYTIMHWASRIEQEIDRVFQHISGAQQLKGIYNEERRRFSLVKNQPRKIVEKVASDIEKLLAKKRKALERLASEAERLQLEHPWQDGIKELDMAYYDSKAELDHYSMDGETEVENPSHIKLEFVYDPNFKNNVNYSYTAVQIPTDIYKGAPVILNELNWTQALEKVFMENSREDPSLLWQAFGSATGVTRYYPATPWKAPDKIDLYDVRRRPWYIQGASSPKDMVILVDVSGSVSGLTLKLIKASVMEMLDTLSDDDYVNVARFSDKAEAVVPCFKHLVQANVRNKKIFKEAVQQMQAKGTTEYKSGFHFAFNQLLNKTNVPRANCNKIIMLFTDGGEDRAQDVFMQYNWPNKTVRVFTFSVGQHNYDVTPLQWIACTNKGYYFEIRSLCAIRINTQEYLDVLGRPMVLAGDEAKQVQWTNVYQDALGLGMVVTGTLPVFNLTMNGKLQNQLILGVMGVDVHLDEIKRLTPQYSLGANGYIFAIDPNGYLLLHPNLQPKLVHLPEPVTLDFLDAEVEDSNKEEIRRQMIDGRPGDMQIKTLVQSLDEQYIDEVYRGYTWTPVNGTDYSLGLVLPPYNEYYIQADLSDVMLQLQYMQSLLPSSFESSGHVFLAPRDYCKRLQLSDNNTQFLQNFLSLMLEISPESDECDQRLIHNLILDSRIIGQLASRVWKNKDLNSYGFLAVFASTDGGVTRVFPNMAAELWDEDPEPFNSNYYRRSLDNKGYLFRAPPRESLDEMLGPENGTVGILVSSAVEVNLGGKRLKPAVVGVKLDLEAWVDKFKILASNVSDSRPGSHKCGPSRSCEMDCEVNTDDLLCYLIDDGGFLVMSNQRDHWKKIGLFFGDVDPYLMHALYNNSIFNRRQTFHFQSACEPFSSSHTGAAPRRFFVPSIADILSLAWWTSTVAWSLIQQLLYGLVHINWLQQDDIFIEGSEIKTSSCVTIQSQFFFSNTTNSYNVLQDCGNCSRLFHAKRINNTNLLFVVAETLPCSSCEIERLSQVRTECILPPPADRRDARR